A single genomic interval of uncultured Sphaerochaeta sp. harbors:
- the mazG gene encoding nucleoside triphosphate pyrophosphohydrolase, with protein MIDFTFEKKDLLPDALMQLHAIVTLLRSEEGCPWDREQTSKSVAENLLDETYEYIDEVSKQDLPGQKEELGDVLLNAMMLLEIHEEQDDFSVVQALNDVCEKLIRRHPHVFSTAEVSSSGEVIDLWNAIKTNVEGKQSKDDDFFSRVPSSLPPLEMANEIQKKIRKVGFDWPHVDGVVEKVEEELSEVLQAKDHQDNADEDLEMELGDLLFATVNLTRFLGYNPSVALHRSNQKMRGRFNALYQLAKQKNVPLDQEHLDEMDQLWKEVKSEETR; from the coding sequence ATGATTGACTTCACCTTTGAAAAAAAAGACTTATTACCAGACGCTCTGATGCAGCTCCATGCCATCGTCACCCTGCTCAGGAGCGAAGAGGGATGTCCATGGGACAGGGAACAAACATCCAAGAGTGTTGCAGAGAACCTGCTTGATGAAACCTATGAGTATATCGATGAGGTTAGCAAACAGGATCTCCCTGGACAGAAGGAAGAACTGGGTGATGTACTACTTAATGCAATGATGTTGCTGGAGATCCACGAGGAACAGGATGATTTTTCTGTTGTTCAGGCACTCAATGATGTCTGTGAAAAGCTCATAAGAAGACACCCCCATGTATTCTCCACTGCTGAAGTCAGTTCCTCCGGTGAAGTCATTGACCTCTGGAACGCCATCAAGACCAATGTTGAAGGCAAACAGAGCAAGGATGATGATTTTTTCAGCAGGGTGCCCTCCTCCCTACCCCCTCTCGAAATGGCTAATGAGATCCAGAAGAAAATCCGGAAAGTTGGGTTTGATTGGCCTCATGTAGATGGGGTGGTAGAAAAGGTAGAAGAAGAACTCAGCGAAGTACTACAGGCAAAAGACCATCAGGATAATGCGGATGAAGACTTGGAAATGGAGCTGGGAGATCTGCTGTTTGCCACCGTCAACCTAACCCGGTTCCTGGGCTACAATCCCTCAGTTGCCTTGCATCGTTCAAACCAGAAGATGCGTGGTCGTTTCAATGCGCTCTATCAACTGGCAAAGCAAAAAAACGTACCATTGGATCAGGAACATCTTGATGAGATGGATCAACTTTGGAAGGAGGTCAAGAGCGAGGAAACCCGCTAG
- a CDS encoding ABC transporter ATP-binding protein, protein MEQAIICRDLKKQLGNFTLEYQEFSVAQGTVHGLIGANGSGKTTTLKLLLGLLRQDAGEVTVLGSTNIGLDDQTRNSIGFMVEDAGIPSMLNPNELGRVFQGLYANWDASYYQQLLRQFHLDPKKTYRKCSRGMKVKVQLAIALSHRSKLLILDEPTSGLDPVSRDEIITLLSRYSEDEDHTILISSHITSDLEKLCDYVTFLEDGKIRLSSEKDELLERYRLVQIPSTRIADIEPNVIKGRKDGQFQSEFLMRSEDVPQFGEVQRVTLEQIIIMLSVGGDWS, encoded by the coding sequence ATGGAACAGGCTATCATATGCAGGGATTTGAAAAAACAACTAGGAAATTTCACCCTCGAATACCAGGAATTCTCTGTTGCACAGGGTACGGTGCATGGGCTCATAGGAGCAAATGGAAGTGGAAAAACCACAACCCTAAAGCTTCTGCTGGGGCTATTGCGACAGGATGCTGGGGAAGTTACGGTTCTTGGCAGTACGAATATTGGATTGGATGACCAGACAAGGAACTCCATAGGCTTCATGGTGGAAGATGCTGGTATTCCAAGCATGCTTAACCCGAATGAACTAGGAAGGGTGTTTCAAGGTCTCTACGCAAACTGGGATGCTTCTTACTATCAACAACTCCTAAGACAATTCCATCTTGACCCAAAAAAAACCTATAGGAAGTGTTCAAGGGGCATGAAAGTAAAGGTACAACTGGCAATTGCACTGAGTCATCGCTCAAAGCTCCTGATTCTCGATGAGCCAACCAGCGGACTGGATCCTGTGAGCAGGGATGAGATCATAACGTTGCTCTCCCGTTACAGTGAAGATGAGGATCACACGATTCTTATCAGCAGCCATATTACCAGTGATCTGGAGAAGCTTTGCGATTATGTGACATTTCTGGAAGACGGGAAGATTCGTTTATCCAGTGAGAAAGATGAACTGCTTGAACGGTATAGATTGGTACAGATCCCTTCCACAAGGATTGCTGATATTGAACCCAATGTGATAAAGGGTAGGAAAGATGGCCAGTTCCAGAGTGAATTCCTGATGAGGAGTGAGGATGTTCCTCAATTTGGTGAGGTCCAACGTGTCACCCTGGAGCAAATCATCATCATGCTTTCGGTTGGGGGGGACTGGTCATGA
- a CDS encoding C4-type zinc ribbon domain-containing protein, with amino-acid sequence MEEAEVFARLNQLQEDLSDRFALEDEIVKLPRDLKVKQELLDKINLEYIEEHTRSEAAKDDLKSLHIQYDDAVLARENSEKQMELISTQREFEALEKEIKDAAAKEQSLLKQLHVKEKQVNEYSERLTEKEQLMSLQKQEVDSEASKIESLLDEKRKELEALEKKCLSYIGGDIDEDLYNKFCNIVKNKKGKGIVPIHGLVCQGCHIVLPNQFVNEVREAKEIEFCPYCSRILFYEEAEGAEEKFRKHVEDVDIEEGGLSDFVDSSEFDDLL; translated from the coding sequence ATGGAAGAAGCAGAAGTATTTGCACGACTCAACCAGCTGCAGGAAGACCTTAGTGACCGTTTTGCGCTTGAGGATGAGATTGTCAAGTTGCCAAGGGATTTGAAGGTCAAGCAGGAGCTGCTCGACAAGATTAACCTTGAATATATTGAGGAACATACGAGAAGTGAAGCAGCCAAGGATGATCTGAAAAGCCTTCACATCCAGTATGATGATGCAGTATTGGCTCGTGAAAACTCTGAGAAGCAGATGGAGTTGATCAGTACCCAGCGTGAATTTGAGGCGTTGGAGAAAGAGATCAAGGATGCTGCAGCAAAGGAACAGAGTCTGCTCAAGCAGTTGCATGTGAAAGAGAAGCAGGTCAACGAGTATAGTGAACGCCTTACTGAAAAAGAGCAGTTGATGTCACTCCAGAAACAGGAAGTTGACAGCGAGGCAAGCAAGATTGAATCCCTGCTTGATGAGAAACGGAAGGAACTTGAAGCACTTGAGAAAAAGTGCCTTAGTTACATTGGTGGTGACATTGATGAAGACCTGTACAACAAGTTCTGCAATATTGTGAAGAACAAGAAAGGAAAAGGGATTGTTCCCATCCATGGATTGGTATGCCAGGGCTGTCATATCGTTCTTCCAAACCAGTTCGTCAATGAGGTCAGGGAAGCAAAGGAAATTGAATTCTGCCCGTACTGCAGTCGTATTCTCTTTTATGAGGAAGCTGAAGGTGCAGAAGAGAAGTTCCGCAAGCATGTTGAAGATGTGGATATTGAGGAAGGCGGGCTTTCCGACTTTGTCGATAGCAGTGAATTCGACGATTTGCTCTAG
- a CDS encoding TrkA C-terminal domain-containing protein — MDNTADKNTRAKRERKKEGGAIYERIAYDIAKRIANNEIDEGTRLSGRSLMSSEYGVSPETIRRAFALLEELEVVHVMHNSGVRVLSTEKAKTYIKKHHKHDEGRSLLQRMREILNEQESLNRELYSTAKQLFTMNNRFRESNPFPLYEYTIAEESKAIGKNLGELRFWQETGATIVAIRRDGVINLSPGPLERMVAGDILMMVGPHDCLRRTEQLLD, encoded by the coding sequence ATGGATAATACAGCAGATAAGAACACTCGTGCAAAGAGAGAACGAAAAAAAGAAGGCGGAGCCATCTACGAGCGAATCGCCTATGATATTGCGAAGAGAATCGCCAATAATGAGATCGATGAAGGGACTCGGCTCTCTGGACGTTCACTCATGTCCAGTGAATACGGAGTATCCCCTGAGACCATCAGAAGAGCCTTCGCCCTCCTGGAGGAGCTCGAGGTGGTTCATGTCATGCACAACAGCGGTGTTCGTGTACTCAGCACAGAGAAAGCAAAGACCTATATCAAGAAACATCACAAGCATGATGAAGGACGATCCCTGTTGCAAAGAATGAGGGAAATCCTGAACGAGCAGGAGTCCCTGAACCGTGAGCTGTATTCCACCGCAAAACAGCTTTTTACTATGAACAACCGATTCCGGGAATCCAATCCATTCCCACTCTATGAATACACCATAGCTGAGGAGAGCAAGGCTATCGGGAAAAACCTGGGGGAGCTGCGTTTCTGGCAGGAAACCGGTGCCACCATCGTAGCCATCCGCAGGGATGGGGTGATCAACCTATCCCCGGGACCGCTTGAACGAATGGTCGCCGGAGATATCCTGATGATGGTGGGGCCACACGATTGCCTGAGAAGAACCGAACAACTATTGGATTGA
- a CDS encoding GntR family transcriptional regulator, which produces MNRKEKTALDIILSNANPDPIYAQIAEQIRSQIVSGVLKEGSLLPSIRVLAKELRISVITTKRAYDELEKEGYIQTIAAKGSYVASRNHEQIKEEYLRKIEEHMRAIMLLADFLDLGEDELGMMYALLKRGDA; this is translated from the coding sequence ATGAACAGAAAGGAGAAAACAGCCTTGGACATCATTCTTTCGAATGCAAACCCCGATCCCATCTATGCACAAATTGCAGAACAAATACGTTCACAGATTGTTTCCGGGGTCTTGAAGGAGGGTTCGTTGCTTCCATCCATCAGGGTGTTGGCAAAGGAACTGAGGATCAGCGTCATCACCACAAAACGTGCGTATGATGAATTGGAGAAGGAAGGATATATCCAGACCATTGCTGCAAAGGGAAGCTATGTAGCCTCCCGTAATCATGAGCAGATCAAGGAGGAGTACCTGAGAAAAATAGAGGAACATATGAGGGCAATCATGTTGCTCGCAGATTTCTTGGATCTCGGGGAAGATGAACTTGGAATGATGTATGCATTGTTGAAGCGGGGAGATGCTTAA
- a CDS encoding TIGR03936 family radical SAM-associated protein yields the protein MNILEALADDLVMVAQPSRYTGGEFHYGKKNMGAVDFHAAICFPDLYEIGMSNNAVRILYDLLNRMEHVHCDRVFSVAPDFEELLRKKQLPLYTLDLHKPLYELDLLGISIGYELCATNVLQVLELGQIPLRSKDRGDEHPIVILGGPAVTNPLPFSPFVDFVFIGEAEGGLEQVVQAMRKAREQGNGRVETLKMLQEFPFLWSPEKKRSLRFIDDSFGLKRDARYQHYVVPSFKVAQDNGVVEIMRGCPNGCRFCHAGQYYKPYRQKLYETIKEEVSQYVDTLGYREVTLSSLSSGDHPYIKEMIETLNAEFASKHVSFALPSLKVNSFSLGILEQLSEVRKSGLTFAIETPKESWQLAMNKPVPLEQVIGIAKEAKSRGWKLAKFYFMIGLPVVDREEENQAIVDYLGAIWDETHIRMNINVGTFIPKPHTPFQWCGQLTPEQSYQQLSQLKKMINERIKGCKVSYHEPSVSYLEGLISRGDARYADVIEDAYQKGCRLDAWNEYLQYDLWKEAIAEAPYNPEEAIFKDYDVDEELPWDSVSLRVGKKFLKEEWDRAKNLLLTDRCYDVCEHQCGACSTAHQVVDVIHKDPILEQKKDVKPVETNLSHPVQADTVQTVIRYSRHGSALYVSHINAMRNFEMAFQRSALDVQFTQGFNPKPKLEFVNPLSIGIAGEEEVMLAELVDDGTLDEEKVRGELQQTLNEGYAILDVLFLRGPKKQTLAKHLKGSLFSIDTKGEEPYTEILEKRLQASDTSLEVTKGDTPHHYMVRITGERNLIKLLFGSDVDKFLIASKLTIKREKLFAGSWDTGYVEYLRSIQ from the coding sequence ATGAATATACTTGAGGCATTAGCCGACGATCTGGTAATGGTTGCACAACCAAGCCGATATACTGGTGGAGAATTCCACTATGGTAAGAAGAACATGGGTGCTGTGGATTTCCATGCAGCAATCTGTTTCCCTGATCTCTATGAGATAGGGATGAGCAACAATGCCGTGAGAATCCTCTACGATCTTCTGAACCGGATGGAACATGTGCATTGTGACCGGGTTTTTTCCGTTGCCCCTGACTTTGAGGAATTGCTGAGAAAGAAACAGCTTCCCCTTTATACCTTGGATCTGCATAAGCCATTGTATGAGTTGGATTTGTTGGGTATATCCATCGGGTATGAATTATGTGCAACCAATGTACTCCAGGTATTGGAACTTGGGCAAATACCTCTCAGGAGCAAGGACCGCGGGGATGAGCATCCTATTGTCATTCTTGGAGGCCCTGCGGTAACCAATCCCCTGCCATTCTCCCCGTTTGTGGATTTTGTTTTCATTGGTGAGGCTGAGGGTGGCTTGGAACAAGTGGTCCAGGCCATGAGAAAAGCCAGGGAGCAAGGCAATGGAAGAGTGGAAACACTCAAGATGCTCCAGGAGTTCCCGTTCCTCTGGTCACCAGAGAAGAAGCGATCCTTGCGATTCATTGATGACTCCTTCGGGCTTAAGCGTGATGCCCGATACCAGCACTATGTGGTTCCTTCCTTCAAGGTAGCCCAGGATAATGGGGTTGTGGAGATCATGAGAGGATGTCCCAACGGCTGTCGTTTCTGTCATGCAGGACAGTACTACAAACCATACAGGCAGAAGCTCTATGAAACCATCAAGGAAGAGGTGAGTCAGTATGTCGATACGTTGGGATACCGGGAGGTAACCCTTAGTTCTCTCTCCAGTGGGGACCATCCCTATATCAAGGAGATGATCGAGACACTGAATGCAGAGTTTGCTTCCAAGCATGTCTCCTTTGCCCTGCCCAGCTTGAAGGTCAACTCCTTCTCCTTGGGAATCCTCGAGCAGTTGAGTGAGGTACGTAAGAGTGGGCTGACCTTTGCCATCGAGACACCCAAAGAGTCATGGCAGCTTGCCATGAACAAGCCTGTCCCCTTGGAACAGGTTATTGGCATTGCCAAGGAGGCGAAGAGCAGAGGGTGGAAACTGGCAAAATTCTACTTCATGATTGGCCTTCCTGTAGTAGACCGAGAGGAAGAGAACCAAGCAATTGTGGACTACCTTGGGGCAATCTGGGATGAGACCCATATACGGATGAATATCAACGTCGGCACATTCATCCCCAAGCCGCATACCCCATTCCAGTGGTGTGGACAGCTCACCCCTGAACAGAGCTACCAACAGCTGAGCCAGTTGAAGAAAATGATCAATGAGCGGATCAAGGGATGCAAGGTAAGTTACCACGAACCGAGCGTTAGTTATCTTGAGGGTCTGATCAGCAGGGGCGATGCTCGGTATGCAGATGTGATTGAGGATGCTTACCAGAAGGGGTGCCGCCTGGATGCATGGAATGAGTACCTCCAGTATGATCTTTGGAAAGAGGCTATTGCTGAAGCTCCCTACAATCCAGAGGAAGCTATTTTCAAGGACTATGATGTTGATGAGGAGTTGCCCTGGGATTCTGTTTCCTTGCGTGTCGGAAAGAAATTTCTCAAGGAAGAGTGGGATAGGGCGAAGAATTTACTCTTAACCGATCGTTGCTACGATGTCTGTGAACATCAGTGTGGAGCATGCTCCACTGCCCATCAGGTAGTGGATGTAATCCACAAGGATCCCATTCTTGAGCAAAAGAAAGATGTGAAACCTGTAGAAACTAACCTGTCTCATCCAGTTCAAGCCGACACGGTACAGACGGTGATTCGCTATTCCAGACATGGCTCTGCGCTCTATGTAAGCCATATCAATGCGATGAGAAACTTTGAGATGGCATTCCAGCGCTCAGCGCTTGATGTGCAGTTCACCCAAGGATTCAATCCCAAGCCTAAGCTTGAGTTTGTGAACCCCCTTTCCATTGGAATCGCTGGTGAAGAAGAGGTAATGCTCGCAGAATTGGTGGACGACGGAACGCTGGATGAGGAAAAGGTGAGAGGAGAGTTGCAACAAACCCTTAACGAAGGATACGCAATCCTGGATGTATTATTCCTGAGGGGACCGAAAAAGCAGACGCTTGCCAAGCACCTGAAAGGAAGCCTGTTCAGCATCGACACCAAAGGTGAGGAACCGTACACAGAGATTTTGGAGAAACGTTTGCAAGCATCTGATACCTCCCTGGAAGTAACCAAGGGAGATACACCTCACCATTACATGGTTCGTATTACTGGGGAACGTAACCTGATCAAATTGCTCTTCGGTTCTGATGTTGACAAGTTTCTGATTGCAAGCAAGCTTACGATCAAGCGAGAGAAGCTCTTTGCAGGATCTTGGGACACTGGATATGTAGAGTATTTACGCTCAATCCAATAG